CGATCGTCTACGTGGCCAGTGGGGAAATCGTTTATTTGAAGTCGATGCAGCGGGCAAAGAGCTCCGGATGCTGGGCATCCAACGCCCCACCTCTGGCGAAACCTTAAAGAGCACCCTTGATCTCCAAATTCAAAAAGCCGCTGAAACTGGTTTAGCGAATCGTCGAGGCGCCGTTGTCGTCATCGACGTGGAAACTGGCGGCATTATGGCAATGGCCAGTGGGCCAACCTTTGATCCGAATATGTTTACGCGCCGGATTACCCAAAAAGAAGTGGACGAGGTTTTCAACAACCCCCATAAGCCCTTTTTGAATCGGGCGCTGCAAGGCTATCCCCCTGCTAGCACTTTCAAGATCGTGTCATCCGTGGCGGGTTTGCAGTCGGGCAAGTACAACCCCAATTCCAAAATCATGACTGCCGCCGCGTTGAACATTGGCGGAACCGTCTTCCATGAACATGGCTCGGGGTATGGGGCGATCGGGTTCAAAACCGCGTTAGAAGTAAGTAGCAATACCTTCTTCTATCAACTTGGCCGCAAAGTCGGCTCCTATGAAATCCATAAATGGGCCCATAAACTTGGCATTGGTGAAACCAAAACGTTCCTAGATGGTGAAAGCCAAGGCTTAATCCCCACCCCCGAGATCAAAAAGACGATCAGCAATGAGCCTTGGTACACCGGTGATGAAGTCACCATGGCGATCGGGCAAGGCATGGTCACAGTGACCCCCATGGAATTGGCCGTTGTTGTGGCCGCGATCGGCAATGGGGGGCATCGAGTCAAACCTCATTTCTTACTCGATCAAGCCAGTGATCCCCAATTCAAACCCGAAAACATCGGACTCAAGCCCAGCACCATTAGTACCGTGCGCGCAGGGTTAGAGTTAGTCGTTAAATCCGGTACAGCCACCAGCCTAAATGATGGTTCCATTCCCTTAACCGCAGGTAAAACTGGCACCGCTGAAGTACCTGGCGGTGCCGACAATGCTGTCTATGTCGGTTATGGTCCAGCCAAGAACCCGAAAATTGCCGTGGCCGTGATTGTCGAACGCGGCGGATTTGGCTCCACTTCAGCCGTGCCCATTGCCCATCAAGTCTATAAAGCCTACTTTAGTCAGGGCAAACAAAAATCCCAACCGAAGGGCATCCAAGCCCAGAAAACCAACGGTGGCAATGTCGCGCAGCGCTAGACCGAAGGCAAGCCATCGTCGCGCCGCTGCCACCGCTTGAGGAAACTCGGTAAATCAACACTGAGATCCTGGTAGGGCTGAATCCCCCGCTGTTGCGATCCAATCGGGTCTTGCAAATTCATCAGTAACTCTTGTACTTCGAGCGGCAGCTCAATTCCACTGCTATCGATCGCCTGATACAACTCGGTAATCTGTGCCTGCAGATGTAAATGATAATCTTTCAAATGCTGAATTGCCGTTTGGTATTCCCGCGATTGCTGGGCTTGTTTCAGGATTTCTTCCTGCATCTGGGCAGTCTGCTGCTCGAGTTCTTGAATCCGCTCTTGCTGCACCTCACGATCTTGCTCTAGCTCTTGACATGCTTGTTGCAGCAATACCTGGGTCTGCCGTTGCTTCGCAATTTCCGCTTCCAAATAGGCTTGATCGCGTTGTTCTGCCGATTTTCGCGCCTGCAAAAGCTGATTAAACGCCATATCCTTTTGACTCAGCTGATGCGTTTTCTGCGTCAATTGATGCTTGAGCTGTAAAATCGCCTGCTGCTGCACATTCGCAGTTTCTTCGGTACTGGCTAAATGTGCTTCAAAATATTCTTGCTCCGCAACACGTGACTTTGCCTCTTCCAAACTAATCACGGTTTCTTCCAACGCCTCTTCCAGATTACGAACCCGATCGGTTTGTTGACGCAGCATCTGTCTCGCCGCAATCAACTCAGCCACGATCGCGCCATCAACTTTCGTAACTTCGGGGTTTAGGTCTGGCTGGTTCAACGCAGGAACTTGTTTTTACTAATTACATCGCCAACACTGAACCACTGAGCACGCGGGCAGCCGTTGAATCACCACTCAATGCCATACAAAATCCATTCCGGCTCGATTCGCTAAGTCTTGGCTTCCGGCTGAGGTGGTTCAGTTTGGTTAAGTGACCAATGATACTCTACCGTTAGACCATCGCGCTCCAACGTCTCCTCTAACTGCTGCTGCAACACAGCCGCCTTACGCAAAGTAATAATTAATTGCTGTG
The window above is part of the Romeriopsis navalis LEGE 11480 genome. Proteins encoded here:
- the mrdA gene encoding penicillin-binding protein 2, producing MATGASVGRALSAVTAGKLTPRAIRSQRAFTLFVMATGILSLHLFRLAQLQLVQGQYNHALAENNRIRRLPMVADRGNILDRHGKILVANKLTRAIYLYPREQTRDQWQATAQQLGGILNITPQQIVQKLEKAGYRSTTPVRIMRNIKADVFTALAESGYIPGVEVQPESNRVYPHKKLGSHILGYIGEASEAQLRKNSDWPMGMLVGQMGLERLADDRLRGQWGNRLFEVDAAGKELRMLGIQRPTSGETLKSTLDLQIQKAAETGLANRRGAVVVIDVETGGIMAMASGPTFDPNMFTRRITQKEVDEVFNNPHKPFLNRALQGYPPASTFKIVSSVAGLQSGKYNPNSKIMTAAALNIGGTVFHEHGSGYGAIGFKTALEVSSNTFFYQLGRKVGSYEIHKWAHKLGIGETKTFLDGESQGLIPTPEIKKTISNEPWYTGDEVTMAIGQGMVTVTPMELAVVVAAIGNGGHRVKPHFLLDQASDPQFKPENIGLKPSTISTVRAGLELVVKSGTATSLNDGSIPLTAGKTGTAEVPGGADNAVYVGYGPAKNPKIAVAVIVERGGFGSTSAVPIAHQVYKAYFSQGKQKSQPKGIQAQKTNGGNVAQR
- a CDS encoding DUF5340 domain-containing protein, with protein sequence MSAIPLPSHVHYELLLQLLERQSVVAVDKPQHREQAQQLIITLRKAAVLQQQLEETLERDGLTVEYHWSLNQTEPPQPEAKT